In Chthonomonadales bacterium, the following proteins share a genomic window:
- the nuoH gene encoding NADH-quinone oxidoreductase subunit NuoH, producing the protein MVIPNFRIGPVDFATLLPYIAMVCVIGFILLIVPGLIWLERVFMALMQDRLGPNRVGPRGLLQPIADGIKLFFKEDLQPGAADLPIYYLAPVLTMIPALAAAAALPVAQVRVDMGGGDVRSLPFVVGNVNIGILYILALTSLQVYGIVLGGWSSNNKYSLLGGLRSSAQLISYELAMSLAILTGVLMSGSLNLVAVVRAQQGGLLHWNVAGFYGLGLIATVIYVIAMIAETNRAPFDLPEAESELIAGFHTEYSSMKFAMFFMGEYASMLVVSGIATVLWFGGWDPILPALGFIPGAFWFLGKILAFMLFYIWLRTTLPRLRYDALMGLGWRKMLPLALVVLFAVACVDTLRTPPTPPRGVVPAPPMVLPGSGGGVR; encoded by the coding sequence ATGGTCATCCCGAACTTCAGGATAGGCCCCGTCGACTTCGCGACGCTGCTGCCCTACATCGCGATGGTCTGCGTGATCGGGTTCATCTTGCTCATCGTGCCGGGGCTCATCTGGCTCGAGCGGGTGTTCATGGCGCTCATGCAGGATCGCCTGGGCCCCAACCGCGTTGGGCCACGTGGGCTTCTGCAGCCGATCGCCGATGGCATCAAGCTCTTCTTCAAGGAGGACCTGCAGCCCGGCGCCGCCGACCTGCCAATCTACTACCTGGCGCCCGTGCTCACGATGATCCCGGCGCTCGCGGCCGCCGCCGCGCTGCCGGTCGCCCAGGTCCGGGTCGACATGGGCGGCGGAGACGTCCGCTCGCTGCCGTTCGTCGTCGGAAACGTGAACATCGGCATCCTGTACATCCTGGCGCTCACCTCGCTTCAGGTATACGGAATCGTCCTTGGCGGGTGGTCGTCGAACAACAAGTACTCGCTGCTCGGCGGCCTACGCTCGTCGGCGCAGTTGATCAGCTACGAGCTCGCGATGAGCTTGGCGATCCTCACCGGCGTGTTGATGTCCGGCTCGCTGAACCTTGTCGCCGTCGTGCGGGCGCAGCAGGGCGGTCTGCTCCACTGGAACGTCGCCGGCTTCTACGGGCTCGGCCTGATCGCCACGGTGATCTACGTGATCGCGATGATCGCGGAGACGAACCGCGCGCCGTTCGACCTCCCTGAGGCCGAGTCCGAGTTGATCGCCGGCTTTCACACGGAGTACTCCTCCATGAAGTTCGCCATGTTCTTCATGGGTGAGTACGCGAGTATGCTCGTGGTATCGGGGATCGCGACCGTGCTGTGGTTCGGCGGTTGGGACCCCATCCTCCCGGCGCTGGGCTTCATCCCGGGCGCCTTCTGGTTCCTCGGGAAGATCCTCGCCTTCATGCTGTTCTATATCTGGCTGCGCACCACGCTGCCCCGTCTGCGCTACGACGCGCTGATGGGGCTCGGCTGGCGGAAGATGCTGCCTCTCGCGCTCGTCGTGCTGTTCGCGGTGGCGTGCGTCGACACCCTGCGAACGCCGCCGACGCCTCCGCGTGGCGTGGTGCCCGCCCCACCGATGGTGCTGCCGGGCTCCGGAGGGGGGGTGCGCTGA
- a CDS encoding NADH-quinone oxidoreductase subunit J: MTWSTVVFGVLAVTSVGTALLVVANRNPVRSALWLVLNFFVLAVLYLTLSAQFIAAAQVIVYAGAIMVLFLFTIMLLNLGGADILRESGGLRAAAAVALAGIFLGALALAGSLGGSMGLPEAAPAAIARNGTVEAIGHSLFDPGQPWLFPFEITSVLLLVGIVGSIVLAKRRL; the protein is encoded by the coding sequence ATGACCTGGTCCACCGTCGTCTTCGGCGTGCTGGCCGTCACGTCGGTCGGCACAGCGCTCCTGGTGGTGGCGAATCGCAACCCGGTGCGCAGTGCGCTATGGCTCGTGCTGAACTTCTTCGTGCTCGCCGTGCTCTATCTGACGCTCTCGGCGCAGTTCATCGCGGCCGCCCAGGTCATCGTCTATGCCGGCGCGATCATGGTGCTCTTCCTGTTCACCATCATGCTTCTGAACCTGGGAGGCGCGGACATCCTGCGGGAGAGCGGCGGTCTGCGCGCCGCGGCCGCGGTGGCGTTGGCGGGCATCTTCCTGGGCGCGCTGGCGCTGGCCGGCTCGCTCGGCGGCTCGATGGGTCTGCCGGAGGCCGCGCCAGCCGCGATCGCCCGGAACGGCACCGTTGAGGCTATCGGGCACAGCCTGTTCGACCCGGGGCAGCCGTGGCTGTTTCCCTTCGAGATCACCTCGGTGCTGCTCCTCGTCGGCATCGTGGGATCGATCGTCCTCGCGAAGCGGAGGCTCTAG
- the nuoK gene encoding NADH-quinone oxidoreductase subunit NuoK: MGLGAILFSIGVIGVLIKRNPIVIFMCIELMLNAVNLSFLALGRHFGQMNGQMYVIFTMAVAAAEVAIGLGIIVAVFRTRETINIDEVNLLKL, translated from the coding sequence ATGGGGCTCGGCGCCATCCTGTTCAGCATCGGCGTCATCGGCGTGCTCATCAAGCGCAACCCGATCGTGATCTTCATGTGCATCGAGTTGATGCTGAACGCGGTTAACCTGTCATTTCTGGCCCTCGGGCGCCACTTCGGCCAGATGAACGGACAGATGTACGTGATCTTCACGATGGCGGTGGCCGCCGCGGAGGTGGCGATCGGATTGGGGATCATCGTTGCCGTGTTTCGGACGCGCGAAACCATCAACATCGACGAAGTCAACCTTCTGAAGCTGTAG